One Gossypium raimondii isolate GPD5lz chromosome 3, ASM2569854v1, whole genome shotgun sequence genomic window carries:
- the LOC128039943 gene encoding uncharacterized protein LOC128039943, with amino-acid sequence MEDGEKFYFTGFYGQTEPILRQQAWDMLRRVKSTVNEGWIVGGDFNAILNDFEKEGGRRKPRALMDEFGDILKELSLTDAKERKARDIISNIWTNEDTNLLEKIELIRERLGPWQYQRYRRMKYKLKSLGKDISRLTDGNMSDRSTNLLKKPRSKLSQLYDVEEQHWATRSRSQWLREGDRNTRYFHVRAPGRRKKNSIEKLKEVHENWHVDNKEIYHVAWDYFNDLFKTSINSVEESDL; translated from the exons ATGGAGGATGGGGAGAAATTTTACTTCACTGGTTTTTATGGGCAAACCGAGCCAATTTTAAGGCAACAAGCATGGGATATGCTGAGAAGAGTGAAGAGCACGGTTAATGAAGGGTGGATCGTGGGAGGCGATTTTAACGCCATTTTGAACGACTTCGAGAAGGAAGGTGGTCGCAGAAAACCTAGGGCCTTGATGGACGAGTTTGGCGATATCTTGAAGGAGTTAAGCCTGACGGAT GCCAAGGAGCGGAAGGCCAGAGATATTATCTCTAACATATGGACCAACGAGGATACCAACCTGTTGGAAAAAATAGAGCTGATCCGGGAGAGGTTAGGCCCGTGGCAATATCAACGATATAGAAGGATGAAGTACAAATTAAAAAGTCTGGGGAAGGATATTAGTAGACTCACGGATGGGAATATGAGCGATAGATCTACGAACCTGCTTAAAAAACCTCGGTCCAAGCTGAGCCAGTTATATGATGTGGAGGAACAGCATTGGGCGACCAGGTCAAGATCCCAGTGGCTGAGGGAAGGGGACAGAAACACGCGCTACTTTCACGTGCGGGCGCCAGGCCGTAGGAAGAAAAATAGCATAGAGAAGCTAAAAGAAGTGCATGAAAATTGGCACGTTGACAACAAGGAGATCTACCACGTTGCGTGGGATTATTTTAATGACTTGTTCAAGACTTCTATAAACTCGGTGGAGGAAAGTGACCTATAG
- the LOC105795840 gene encoding uncharacterized protein LOC105795840, whose translation MSGEKVNREAMYRVLKSLWFTKEEVNFVALNDGTILVKFGNIEDRTRMLNLTPWLFDQSLFPLFPFVKGQEMDDYEFNIMPFWIRIYNIPFEQMDREVAIDVGKAIGEVVAIDCHDKNGRWTEYIRIRVKIDVLRPLRRVVHLVGSEGTETVCTIKYERLPAFCYICGLIGDTTQKCNRKEEHLETNNLNFQYGSWLRPQLGGPTQARCNRRNGIAILEKKINPREETNGNKEGM comes from the coding sequence ATGTCTGGTGAAAAAGTCAACAGAGAAGCTATGTATCGTGTCCTTAAATCCTTATGGTTCACAAAGGAAGAAGTTAACTTTGTAGCTTTAAACGATGGAACAATACTTGTTAAATTCGGCAACATCGAAGATCGAACGAGAATGCTAAACTTGACCCCATGGCTTTTTGATCAAAGTCTATTTCCGTTGTTTCCTTTTGTTAAGGGTCAGGAAATGGACGACTATGAGTTTAATATCATGCCTTTTTGGATCAGGATTTATAATATCCCCTTTGAGCAAATGGATAGAGAGGTGGCCATCGACGTGGGAAAGGCGATTGGGGAGGTTGTAGCTATTGACTGCCATGATAAAAATGGGAGGTGGACTGAGTACATCAGAATTAGGGTTAAGATAGATGTGCTAAGACCCCTTCGAAGGGTGGTCCATTTAGTTGGCAGTGAAGGCACCGAGACTGTCTGTACGATCAAATATGAAAGGCTACCTGCTTTCTGTTACATATGCGGCCTTATTGGAGACACTACTCAAAAATGTAATAGAAAAGAAGAGCACCTTGAAACGAACAATCTCAACTTCCAATATGGGAGTTGGCTTAGACCTCAGTTAGGAGGGCCAACCCAAGCTAGATGTAACCGGAGAAATGGGATCGCAATCCTGGAAAAGAAGATAAACCCGAGGGAAGAGACCAATGGTAATAAGGAGGGAATGTAG